The DNA segment ACTGATGTCTCTTGTTCCTGCTGCAGGTAaagttatttacattttttttttgcttccctTTTCTTCCTGTGCCCCCTTTGTCCCTTTATATAGAGAGAAATTCTGAGAAGCAAAAGACACCAGAAGGCGAAAACCTATATGGTGATGCGGCAGAACATTTGAGTGTCCTATTGAAATGGACATGACATGTTTGTAACTTTGTATATCAAACAAATAATACAGTTACAGTGCGACTAGGCTGAAATATAGCAAAAGTCTTTCTTTCCAATAATTGCATTCTTTTATTGAGTTTACACATTTCTGTGAAATAAGTCATGAATATACTGTCAAGTCCACATGTTCTTGACCTTAAGGGAAGAAAATCACTTCTCTTGGAATTTTGATCCTCCACGAGATGATGAGAATGCAGTTTTAGCACAAAGCCCAATTCCCACTACCAATAAGGTCAGTAAACTGCAGTTCACCAATCTCTTCCGCTTGTTAATCCCCGTGTCTTTATCTTCTTTGTTGTAAACCCTGTTTGATGGTCCTAAACTCTGATTGAAATCCAAAACCTTTGTTTTGAATCTTGTTATAAGCTTGGCATTTTTGGTTTCAGTTATGCCATTATTAGCCTTGCCCTTCTCTTGAGCCACCTTTTTAAAGCTTGCTTCTGTTTTGTTCTTTACCTTCTCATCACTtggctccttctcctccttatGTGGTATCTTTTGATCAGAGGCTTCACTATCATTCCTTGCTTGAGCGTCGTCTTCTTTTGCTTTCGGGCCAACTTCTTCTTGTGCAGCATTTTGCTGATGAACCTTTTCTGTTGCTTCTTCCTTAGGCCTTGAAGAAACTGCTTCTTCTGCTGGGTTTGTTGTTGTTTCCTTAGGTTTATTATCCAGTTTGGCAAACTTTACTTGTAACTTGCTACCTTCAAACTCAAActtggcactcactttttctaAGTCATAGTCAGAAGGAATGCGAAATTCCAGGTCGAAACGGCGCCATCGGTTCGGGCTGATTTGTCGTTCGCCCTTCAGCtttagggctggttttgatgtcACTTGAACCTTCAGATGGTCCCTTCTAAATCCTGCAGGTTGAAAACTAGATGATTTTCTTGTACTCTTCGTTTCTTCCTTTACCAATATTGTtttttttccatcattcttgATGAATAATGACAAATTGATAATACATAAATGTGAAACTCAGAACAAAAGTTTTGTTAaccattttcacaaacaactcTTACATGGGTTCTTCTGTAAAATtgccaaaaaaaaaaccttatCTATGTAAACTTCATATTATcatcaattatatattttatcaaaAGTATTTAAGTAATTATCTGGAAGATCATGAAAGGATTAATTTTATCTTACAAGACATTAAAAATGATATTGATAAAGAATGTGTTTAAACTAGTGATTGATGATATGGCCTTGTGGATATTATCTACTTATTCAGATTGATTTGCTACCACATTTTAAGAAATAAGTCAAATAACAAGAactaatttgaatttattttgcaTTCCTAATACCATAGAAGCTACATTGAATATGAGTACTCATTATGTcgtatatcaataaaaatatgataacataataaaaataattaatagtaCTATGTGCATACTAAAAATTGGTTTCAAAATTAGTCATTATGTATTtgtttataaatatatgtgttatttaatcttatttttaatatatattttatacgtaTAGTTGAATATCGATATACATATACAGTATACACATAAcataattgaaaaatagaataagaatAGATGTGATTCCTATCTACAACTTTAgggattaaaaatttaatttcaaacttTTAAGAATTAATGAGACTCGtgtaaaatttgaaaagagttgagTGAGTTGTACTTGTATTGTCGAagctagaaattaaaaagagggAAGTTctttatctaaaataaaaaagaagtaaaaaaaatcCATCACAATTTTCCAATTGCAACTATTATATGAGAACTCTAACTACACCAATCATGTAAAAAATACCCATGCAATAAGATTACATTAAATTAAGCTATAAATTGGTATAAAGGCAATAAAATGTCATCTCTATTTtgcataattattattataaaaaaatattattccaaGAGTTTGAGCATGCCCCTACCTGGTAGCATAAAAGTGAAACACCCTTCATCTTTATTCCATTCATAATATGGTTCAAAGTCTTCATAAATGCGATCAACTATTGGTTGTATTTTTGTGTCCATTTTTAATATATCCCTTTGTTTCTCTTTTGCTTTCGATTTTCTATGTATGCATAACAAAGGTTGCGTTTCTTTTATACttattgattgattgaattgatgATTGATCATGGAAGATTATAGTATGCACGTGTTTTACATGCAAATAATATTCTTattcttgtattttatttttgctttcattattactttcttttcttgcaAACAGTGATAAGGACTTTAGTCCCTATAGGGTAAAGAAAAATACTATGCTTTATTTAATTAAAGAGGTGACCTAATGTCCTAGAAGTTCTAAAACCAGATTGCAAACAAAAATTGCTGAGTTTACATCTTTTGCCGACAATGTTTTGCTTGAAACAAAAAAAGTTAATGTTGTCCTTTATTAAAAGATCAAGATATTATTGTATATTCATCTTTTAAGACTTTCTATCATCTAATTAGAGAAATTTTTAGGATCaaccatttttaaattttttttattattatttagttagtataaacattaaattgttttaataaataaattttattatatttgagtaaattctaaaaaaatatgggTATAacttatattaattaatgtgcacaaagttttaataaatataaatacaaattattactgatcaaatagattttttatttttataaattaaataaatgtaataattatcgaaataaataattttaaaaatatttatcgaaATAAATACCCTTCTCTTATTTCGTTTATACTATAAATGAGATAATTTTacatgtatctcgtttacagtataaacgaaatatatgtattttaaaaaaaattgaaaataataaaaaatattaataatatcaataatttattaaatttgaaaaataaaaataaccatttaCCATTTATTAAGAGAGATTGATGAAATAGTAGAAAGAGAATTGAAACAGACCATCAACTTTTTTGAGTATTAATTGATCAAACATATTCATTTTAATCTCTTCTACCAActtttttatgtattaattaCATGCTAAAAGTTtggattattgatattattaatattttttattatttttaatttttttaaaaatacatgtatctcgtttacaatgaGATATACACATGTTGCATACTTCTCTCTTATCttatttacactgtaaatgagataaaaaGATGAGTATTTATTtcggtaaatatttttaaaattatttatttcaataattattatatttatttaatttataaaaataaaaaaatccctgatctgataaaaaataataataattgcgAGCCATATAATATTACTCATCTAATTAATTATGCTACATAGACACAATAAATGAGCCACTCGACTTATATCAGAAAACTAAGCGGTTTAATATgaataaactattattttaaactataaaatttaaatattaacaaatttaattataaatgaatgaaattaattttacatttataaaagatagtttttatacaacaaaataaaagactaaaatgttaattttatttatgtgtagatttgttaatattttaaatttttattataaatgataatttttcctttttattgagtataaaattaaatttatttatgaataaatttattaatatgctACATTTtcatagataaaaataatactgtACTaagtttaatatttatatttttagtcaaattttataaataatagaataaaattaatttcatatttataaataaattttataaataatataattaaacttgatttacttttataattaaatgtTTAAACAATATAATCAATCTAGATTCgcatttataattaaaattcaaataaaagtaCAAAAATACAAGTTATCACATGCAAAAGaatatttcttttagttttaattgcaaCAAATAAATCAACGAGTAGCCTTACtcgaaaataattattattgcatttcatattaaattattaaacatatttcatgaatacaaaaaattatctaTGAATCTATTatcaatacaaaaaaatacgtattatacatatacatacaatACGTACCTATATTATCATAAGTATGactctattattttattataagtgTAGATATGATTTAACTATATCTGGGCACCGAGTTTCATTATAATTTCAAAGAGTATAATTATGGGTGAAAATGTAAAGTTGATAGTCGAAAATCGTTAGATGatctaataaatttgattaaattatcatctaacaatttattattattatttttaattcatataaAGACAACTGCATATGAATTTTCACTATAATTATGAACCTGGTTCGTATTTTTTGAGACACTATGAGGTCAATTTGTATCTCTATACACAGTAATTAATATGTTAACTGAATTTGTGCCATTTCGTACatcattttattcaaaattattatcTATCCCCTATCACATATATGGATGGTATGTCCACCCGAAAATAATAGCTTTGCGTCTTTGttgaagaaattattttattttatttttcctaattAAACAGCTGATATTTCATTGTCCAAATAAATAGGTCATCATAAATAATCCAAAAGTaatttcatcaaacatgtaGTAGTCTAATATAAAACTCAATCTTCTGAAATTTCACTAcacctttgtatatatattcttttatttaaaaggTGGAATGAGTCAAGCATCCCTTTTAACTTCCGATAAtgttttctctttatttatttatttatttttgtcttattcAGTCATAAAACAATTGTATATGtgtaaaagaaatatatattaaaaaaaagtagaaataaCTATACTACAAATAAAATCAAGAGCAATATCACATTGGATGTGaactaaataattattcattAGCCCAAATACAGTATTGTCTGCAATAATCTTAAATAAAAACTCttcttttttactttattgaAATTATGCTCTCACAAATGCATGAACAAGCACATATTCTTTAAAATTGATCTTAATACACCCCTTTATTGAACTTATTAATTATGCTTTTACTACAAAAGCATAATATGCATTTTACATGTGGATTAAAATTCCTGATGGAAATTAGCTTCTCCctgagatgatgatgatgacttgaATGCGTTTTTGACATAGATTCCAAGTACCATAACCAATAAAATGGCCACAATTATGTTCATCAATATCTTAGGCTTCTTAATTATTCCTTTGACCAAACATTGGTCAACATCTTTGTTTCTATCATCATCACTTGATGATCTCAAACTAAGGGTGAAATCTAACACCCTTGTTTTCAACCTTTGAACCATCTTAGCACCTTGTTTCTCATTTACTCTTGGTGCTAATAATGaactttcttctttgtttgacaAGCCTTTAAACTTCACTTTCTTGTCACCATCATTATCACCAACCACTTGGTTATTATTAGATGGTGTTGATTCTttgctcttttctttctcttctttaatAATTGACTTTTTTTCGCTTTTCGATAAATTTTGTTCATCCACTTCTGGAGTTGATGCCCTAGGTTCAGGCTCGAACTTCTGAGGCCTGAACTTAGGTTTAGTCTCAAACTCATTCTCATTCTTTGATAACTTCTGTTGATCATCTTCTTGTTTTGTTATCATAGGAGGCTCAAGTCGAGCCTCCTGAGTTGGTTGAGGCTGAGGCTGAGGCTGAGACGATTCAAGCTTTGTCTTAGGCTCTTCCGGAGCGCTTGTAATTGCGTTTGCTTGTTCTTGTGGCTTAGGAGGGGAACCTTGAATCTTGGGAAACTTGACATTGAGCATGCCACGCTCAAACTTGGCAGTGACCTCATTGGTGTCACAATATGAAGGGATGTTGAATTCTTTTGCAAAACGTCGCCATACATTCTGAGTGACTTCTCTTTCACCATTAATCCTTAGGACAGGCTTTGATGTCACTTGAACTTTCAATTGCTCTCTTCTAAATcctacacacacatatatattgAAAGTATAAATGAAAAAGCAGAAATGTAACATATGTATATAATAGAGAAAGATCTTAATTATATCCccaaattaaagaaatatatttatataatactaGGTAGAAATATCTAGGataacatatattaaaattaaacacaaCAGAAAACAATTAACTAACATGtggagaattaattttttattaacattagccaattttttaaaataattttatttattttaaattttagatcttaaattataaattattaacgctaaattttaaattataaaactaaactttaaaattagttaatattaacttgttaaaaattattttcttatgttttctctttaaagatttgaagtTCAATGGACCCTTGCATGATATTAAATGGAGATGTTAAAGTTTATGGGCAGGTTACGTTGCATGCAAATATTGGGTAAAAAagattttgtaataaaaaatataataatagtgatAATGGATTATTggggacaaaattaaaagaaaagttatTAATTACCTGGCAGCATTACAGTGAGGGTAGCAGTTGCTTGATCTTCATTCCATTCATAAAATGGTTCAAAATCTTGATAAACACGGTTAGGTGCTGCTGATGATTGTgccatcttttatttttttatgataatttttgcTATTAGATTGATATgtaattatgttattattatctCTTATGTTGGAGAATGAAATGAAAACTCTAAGAATTGTTGCTTATATACCCATGAATAAATTGATATAATGTAGATTCCTCTgatccattttttttttccaattattattactttcttttcGTACAATCCTTGCGTGACTTTTTGTATTGGCGATGCTAAAACCCCTGAAATAAAATTGCTTAGCTTTGTTTTCTATTATTCCTCAATGCAAATCTTTTATGGGACAAAGATAAGGATTTTGGCTTTTTatagttgtttttttttctctttcggGCGGTGGTGATGAATTAATTAACAGTAACTctaagaataaaacaaaacaaaagtataggtatacaataaaaatattaaataatgtgaataatagatatattagatatttaattCACTAAGTCTGTAGATAGTTatcttaatattaagatttaggtgaATAATTTAAGAacgtaatatatttttattttattaaactaattttagaatctattattcatattattcacaaaaattattgtttatctatcaaaatcctaaaataaattGCATTTCAGAAGGAAATAGTTAGAAGTTATAACTCATCATCTTGGTTTTTAAATGGCTCTTCCATGATAGAAAACCCAACTTCTTTTACTTTGAATTTCATCTTATTATTTATGCActaaaaattagttactaaaccagttatttatataaaatatatattaaaatataaaatatattaaaaataaattaaaaaatatatatttttgttacatATGAGTCTATTAGGATAGTTAATGGGATTATATATCCTAACTTTTaagatattttctattttatgggACTGCTGTGTGACGATAAAAAATTCATTGCAGCTATTAACGAAGTCTGATCATTAATTGAGAAAACTGTTTGTGATGCTGTTGATATCTAATAGTGTTAACAAACTAAAACATATTTAGAATGTAACTTAGACATTATTGGTTGACGGGATACTATACATGaggagaaaaatattaaaaccaaGGTATTTCACTATGTGGTCAATCATTATCGCATGTAGGACTTTACTTGCCAAAATCAGTGTTTATCAATGGGCAACTTT comes from the Arachis duranensis cultivar V14167 chromosome 7, aradu.V14167.gnm2.J7QH, whole genome shotgun sequence genome and includes:
- the LOC107496728 gene encoding inactive protein RESTRICTED TEV MOVEMENT 2-like, with amino-acid sequence MAQSSAAPNRVYQDFEPFYEWNEDQATATLTVMLPGFRREQLKVQVTSKPVLRINGEREVTQNVWRRFAKEFNIPSYCDTNEVTAKFERGMLNVKFPKIQGSPPKPQEQANAITSAPEEPKTKLESSQPQPQPQPTQEARLEPPMITKQEDDQQKLSKNENEFETKPKFRPQKFEPEPRASTPEVDEQNLSKSEKKSIIKEEKEKSKESTPSNNNQVVGDNDGDKKVKFKGLSNKEESSLLAPRVNEKQGAKMVQRLKTRVLDFTLSLRSSSDDDRNKDVDQCLVKGIIKKPKILMNIIVAILLVMVLGIYVKNAFKSSSSSQGEANFHQEF
- the LOC107496729 gene encoding uncharacterized protein LOC107496729 encodes the protein MDTKIQPIVDRIYEDFEPYYEWNKDEGCFTFMLPGFRRDHLKVQVTSKPALKLKGERQISPNRWRRFDLEFRIPSDYDLEKVSAKFEFEGSKLQVKFAKLDNKPKETTTNPAEEAVSSRPKEEATEKVHQQNAAQEEVGPKAKEDDAQARNDSEASDQKIPHKEEKEPSDEKVKNKTEASFKKVAQEKGKANNGITETKNAKLITRFKTKVLDFNQSLGPSNRVYNKEDKDTGINKRKRLVNCSLLTLLVVGIGLCAKTAFSSSRGGSKFQEK